Genomic window (Verrucomicrobiia bacterium):
GATTTCGTAGCCGGTATCCACCGCGACCGTGGCGAGGTTTCCGGGCACGTCCGGTCCGGGTGTTCCAGGCAACACCGGCTTGCGCGGATCACGGAAGCGAACGAAGACACCGGAGTTGTCGTTGAAACCGCCGCGCGGATGCGGCAGGCAGAAATCGAGGCGCAGCGTGAAGTTATTGAATTGCTTCCCGGTGTAGTAGAGCAGGCCGATGCCATTGCCAGGTTGAGCGATCAATGAGCGGCCCGCGATGACAAAGCGATTGCCTCCTCCCGGCATCTCGGCCAGCTTCGCGCGCTAGATTTGGGAATCGCCATCGGTTCGGCGGCGAAGACGGCGAGCCTCAACAACATTGATATGCGCTGCCAGACGCGAATCGCCGCCGCCGCGAGACACTTGAAAGTCATTCAAGCTGATCTTGCCG
Coding sequences:
- a CDS encoding ferredoxin domain-containing protein, which produces MGIAIGSAAKTASLNNIDMRCQTRIAAAARHLKVIQADLAVAVSMSVSHKNIFFDKKMPEIKFPA